In the Rhinolophus ferrumequinum isolate MPI-CBG mRhiFer1 chromosome 12, mRhiFer1_v1.p, whole genome shotgun sequence genome, CCACAGCAATTGATAGTTCAGCAAGCCCCATTTCATGCTTTTAACTTGAGTCTCAGAATTATTTGAGGTAGATTTATTTAGGCTCATTTTACAGGAGGTTCTGAGAAGTTAAATGATTACCCAAGATGGCCCAGCTGGGACTCCACCCTGAGTCTGCACATATCAAAGTGTATGCTTTGTCTTGGTCCTACTGGGTCAGAGGGTCATGAGGATGATATTGATGACAATGGCACTTACAACTCAATAGATGAaactttacagttttcaaaggCCAACTTCCCACAGACAATGACCAAGGAAAAGTcatttgcccaggactgagggaGTTTCCTGGAAGTGAGCGCTCAGTTTTAAAAGCAGGAAAGTCTTAGGCAAACACAGAGGACTAGTTGCTCACTGCAGAAAGCATTTGATATAAGCCATTATTCTAGTTCTATATAATccttatctaatttaatcctcacaacaacgtTATGAGTTAGGCATTGCTCTTATCCTCTTCAAGCAGAggcagaaactgaggccagatAGACTGAGAAGCTTGTTCGGTGTTACAGCACACAAGGGGGCTGGTGGCCAAATGCAGGTTCatcaagccaagagggagtgtgTTTTATCCCCACGTAAAAGAGCATGATATCAGCATAGGCTGGCATTGCCTGTTTGTGTGTTCCTCCTTCCACAGCACCCAAATGCACAAGATGAAAGCTCTCATTTCAGATTTTGTATCATAGGTCCTGAACAAATACCTTTTACTGATTCAGGCATTTTGATGTTTTCAACAGTCCTTATGTCCACATCTTACAGATGCAGACAATGAGGCACGGAGGAGGTAAATAACGTACCCTCAATATGAAAAGCAGTGAGGGTTTAGAACTGCGAGGCGTGTTTCCGGTGCGTCAGGAACCCCAGGTGTCATTTTATCGACTATTAGCAATATGAATAACTGTTACCACAATTTAGTGAAGGCCTACTCTACACTTTGAGGATGTCATCTCATTGATTATCAACAATGAGCAAAGAATGCACGCAATTTACAGACCAGGAATTTGAAGCTCAGAGGCAGTAAGAGGATGTGTAAGTTTCATAGGAAAACAGCCAGAAAGGGTTCCCGTCCAGTCTATAGGACAACAAAGCCAACACTCCAAGGGCGGATGATGTCGATGGGaacttttatttgtaaaatgtctttGATTTCATGAAGTAATTTTATCCACAGTAGTTCATTTCACGGGTCTTCAAAAGAAAGAGGGCAGCTATGCCCATCGTAGTAAGAAGACCTGAGTTCCAGCTACGACCTCTCTGTATAATTAGTTACTCCTTTTCTACCCCtcaatagagagagaaagagagagagagagagagagagagagagaaacagagagagagagagaactgtacTTAATAATTTTCTGGTAAACGCATATCCCCAAGATGTCTTCTTCAAATTTCACAAGCCCATGAAATTGTTAGCTTTCCTATCAAAGAAAGGTGGTGGGTACACTAAGACTTGGGAAATTTCCTCCCAGCTAATCTCAAGTTCAACCTCATCCAAGAGGTCTACAGGACAACTTATTAGACAGCTAAATGCAAAGTTCACTCCAACAAGATCTCCCATTATCACTGTCTATAGTTCTCACCTCTATACGTGTTTACACGCCTGCCTCCAGGGACACTAGTGCATCTCTGTGACTCCGAAAAGAATGTAGAACGCAAATGAAATGATTTCAATGATAGAAGATTTTTGGAGTCCATGTATATTTAAGCAAGATTTTCCTccaaatgttctattttaaatgGGAATTAGAAACCGAACCAGCGTGTCTGCCTTCCTGCTTCTGGGCTTCTCTGAACACCCAGAGCAGCAGCCTCTCCTGTTCGGGCTCTTCCTGGCCATGTACCTACTCACCGTGCTGGGGAACCTGCTCATCATCCTGGCCATAGGTTCTGACAGGCACCTCCACAcccccatgtacttcttcctggCCAACCTGTCCTTCATCGATACCTGCTGCTCCTGCACCATTGTCCCCAAGGTGCTGGTGAACATGCAGACACAGCACCACACCATCTCCCACACTGGGTGCCTTGTGCAGATGTATTTCTTCATGACACTGACCCTGATGGACAACTTCCTGCTGACTGTGATGGCATGTGACCGCTACGTGGCCATCTGTCTTCCTCTGCACTATACCACAGTCATGTGTCCCCAACGCTGCCTGTTACTGGTAATCGCATCCTGGCTCTGCTCCCACCTCCTGGCCTTCTCACTCTCTTTTCTGATGTCTCAGTTCTCTTTCTGTGCCTCCCATTCCATCCCACACTTCTTCTGTGATGTACCCCCACTCCTCAAACTTGCCTGTTCAGACACCCGTATCTTTCAGATCATGATGTTTGCTGAAGCAGCCCTCTCGGGTGTGGTCCCTCTCACCTGTATCCTGGTGTCTTATGCACACATCATGTCCACCGTCCTCAGGGCCCCCTCTGCTGGGAGGAAGCACAAAGTCTTCTCCACCTGTGGCTCTCATCTGACAGTGGTCACTCTCTTCTATGGAACTATGTTTCTGGTGTATTTCCAGCCCTCCTCTTCCTACTCAGCAGACACTGGCATGGTGGCATCTGTGGTATACACAATGGTGACCCCCATGCTGAACCCCTTTATCTATAGCCTGAGGAACAGGGACATGAAGGGGGCTTTGTGGAGACTCTTCAGCTGGGGAAGATTTTGCACCCCATAAAAAGTCCTTCCCCAGACCGGAAGCTCAGGCTCTTTGAAATGCTTCCCCCCCAGGACTTCTCCATTGTAATTTGGAAAACCCAAATTCAAGATAGGATGGATGCTTGGCATCACAGGCAgattaaacaaaaggaaaatgtctCACTTGGCAGAACTGGAATAGGATCAAGTGGCTCAGGACGGAGTTGCAGCTTGAAGAGGGAGTAGCTGATAATTCCTACAGAGGGACTTGATTAGTGGGCATAGGTGTCCAAGCAGATTCAAACCAGAGAGACGGAGCTAGCAAAAAATGACCTCCAACACAACTCAGGTTCTAAGAGGACGCCCAGTGGCAGTGCAGTCTGTGACTAACAGGTCCCACCCAACTGAAAGAAATGCAGACAAGACCTGGAAGGATCTAGCGCTCTGAACTTCAGGGACCATTTCCAAGCCCAGTTTTGGAAGCAACTCAGAGGGATTAACCTTCACACAGAGAAAGCTGAACTAAAAAGACATACTATTGATGGGATGAAAAGAGCAAGAATAATTCTAGGAAAGGTAACTAGAAACAGAGAGATCAGAGGACCGGCCCAAAATCACACAATTGGAATTAGATCTAAGACTCTGACAGTGAATGATTATGAGTTATTGGGACAAGTCCTTGATTCTTTGGTTCTTAAActctggtttatttttgttttttgctactACAGAACAATACATGCTCATTATggtaaatttgtaaaaatatacaaatttgtaaaaatatacaaatttgaggggaaaaaacactCACTATCCctacatttaaagaaaaccagTAATAACAGTTTATACCATATACAggctgtcattttctttttttttaattttattaaatttattggggtgacattggttaataaaattataggtttcaagtatacaattctataatacataatttatatatcacattgtatgctctccacccagagtcagttctccttccatatatttgaccccctttaccataTTCAACCACTCCCGCTTTCCACTCTggtaaccctctggtaaccactaaactgttgtctgtgtctatgagtttttgtttgtttgtcttgttcgcttgctgctttcagttttatattccacattactcagccataagaaaagatgaaatactgccatttgcaacaacatggatggatcttgagattatcatgctaagcaaaataagtcagacacaaagtGGATTCTCCTTGCTTCAATTTTCCTTGATTACTGGTGAGGGgactatttatctatctatcactttctggaattcttttattgaattgtatggcctttttaaaaaatatattttattggggaaggggga is a window encoding:
- the LOC117031573 gene encoding olfactory receptor 1N1-like — translated: MYLLTVLGNLLIILAIGSDRHLHTPMYFFLANLSFIDTCCSCTIVPKVLVNMQTQHHTISHTGCLVQMYFFMTLTLMDNFLLTVMACDRYVAICLPLHYTTVMCPQRCLLLVIASWLCSHLLAFSLSFLMSQFSFCASHSIPHFFCDVPPLLKLACSDTRIFQIMMFAEAALSGVVPLTCILVSYAHIMSTVLRAPSAGRKHKVFSTCGSHLTVVTLFYGTMFLVYFQPSSSYSADTGMVASVVYTMVTPMLNPFIYSLRNRDMKGALWRLFSWGRFCTP